Proteins co-encoded in one Microaerobacter geothermalis genomic window:
- a CDS encoding DivIVA domain-containing protein: MPLKPLDIHNKEFTKSFRGYNEDEVNEFLDQIIKDFEALIRENKELENTVHQLEERLSHFTKIEDTLGKSIVVAQEAAEELKNNARKEAQLILKEAEKNADRIINEALTKARKIAIEMEELKKRASIYRTRFRTLLEAQLEMLGNDEWDKIAEFDENEEAVS; the protein is encoded by the coding sequence AGTTTACAAAAAGTTTCAGAGGATACAATGAAGATGAGGTTAACGAATTTCTAGATCAAATTATAAAAGATTTTGAAGCCTTGATTCGGGAAAACAAAGAACTGGAAAACACGGTTCATCAATTGGAAGAACGTTTGAGCCATTTTACGAAAATTGAAGATACTTTAGGAAAGTCTATTGTTGTAGCCCAAGAGGCAGCCGAGGAATTGAAAAACAATGCCCGTAAGGAAGCCCAACTGATTTTGAAAGAAGCGGAAAAAAATGCAGACCGTATCATTAATGAGGCATTAACCAAAGCAAGAAAGATTGCGATTGAAATGGAAGAGTTAAAGAAAAGGGCTTCTATCTATCGTACCCGTTTTCGAACTCTTTTGGAGGCACAATTGGAAATGCTGGGCAACGATGAATGGGATAAGATTGCTGAATTTGATGAAAATGAGGAAGCTGTCTCTTGA